From Hydractinia symbiolongicarpus strain clone_291-10 chromosome 12, HSymV2.1, whole genome shotgun sequence, one genomic window encodes:
- the LOC130622379 gene encoding uncharacterized protein LOC130622379: MKGIIENKQDKKKTLIYNFSNQKPDNIGRQRRADVIKDKPGPVPRARNTCEPIDAFHMFFTKEMFELILENTNRKINNLRASLSEEKLQSFMKITIIDEIQAFVGLMLYRGLFSLNNFSLLKLFSDKYGPPIFAATMSRNRFFFLLRCFCFDDESTRAERWKQDRFAAARELFEMFNEQCMTSMKATDFLSLDETLYPMRSQVAFKQYNPNKPAKYGLLFKSLNSARYPYTYVTTPYAGKPQAADGEFYRPGTENFNHVSDQST; encoded by the coding sequence atgaaAGGGATCATTGAAAATAAACAggataaaaagaaaacacttaTATATAACTTTTCAAACCAGAAACCAGACAATATCGGTCGACAAAGAAGGGCTGACGTTATAAAAGACAAACCAGGTCCAGTGCCCAGGGCTAGAAATACTTGTGAACCTATTGATGCATTTCACATGTTTTTTACCAAAGAAATGTTTGAACTAATACTAGAAAATACTAACAGAAAAATTAATAACTTACGTGCATCGCTTTCGGAAGAAAAATTGCAGTCGTTTATGAAAATCACGATAATCGACGAGATTCAAGCTTTTGTCGGATTGATGTTGTATAGGGGACTTTTCAGCCTCAATAATTTCTCACTCCTAAAGCTCTTTTCGGATAAATATGGACCACCAATATTTGCTGCAACCATGTCACGTAAccgattcttttttcttttacggtgtttttgttttgatgacgAATCTACACGTGCGGAACGCTGGAAACAAGATCGCTTTGCGGCTGCACGAGAACTTTTTGAAATGTTCAACGAGCAATGCATGACATCTATGAAGGCAACAGACTTTTTGTCCTTGGATGAAACTCTGTATCCTATGCGAAGCCAGGTCGCCTTTAAACAGTACAATCCAAATAAACCTGCAAAGTACGGGCTACTTTTCAAGTCGTTGAATTCTGCTCGCTACCCGTATACATATGTAACTACACCATATGCAGGCAAACCACAAGCTGCAGATGGTGAATTTTACCGTCCAGGTACAGAAAATTTTAACCACGTATCTGATCAATCGACTTGA